One genomic region from Spirosoma sp. KCTC 42546 encodes:
- a CDS encoding glycosyltransferase family 1 protein — MTIFFDHQTFSRHNFGGIPRYFAELISGINTHSAHQAYLSILFSNTVHLDEVGIKASKFFPKIHTPGKKHILYGANTLNSLAQLQSRPFDIFHATYYHPYFAPYLKGKPFVVTFFDMIHELFANQFPELGYDQRLMNQKKKMAKLASRVIAISESTKNDIVELLNIDPNKVDVVYLGSSLPTIFPKLDYISQDVPYILFVGKRDYYKNFMTFLKAICPVLKRYKVKLICAGGGPFIKEEINLAHSLNIGELLEYRSIINDYELQALYQNAIAFAFPSLYEGFGIPILEAFASGCPCVVSDRSSLPEVAGNAALYIDPTDGDSMANGIEKIILDDEVRTNLVLNGYKRLTQFSWQETVKNTINVYEHCLAIERHSL; from the coding sequence ATGACTATATTTTTTGACCATCAGACCTTTTCTAGACATAACTTTGGTGGTATACCTCGCTATTTTGCTGAATTAATTTCAGGTATAAATACACATAGTGCCCATCAGGCTTATTTGTCAATATTATTTTCTAATACTGTACATTTAGATGAAGTTGGTATAAAGGCAAGTAAGTTTTTTCCAAAAATACACACTCCTGGAAAGAAACATATTCTTTATGGTGCAAATACATTAAATAGTTTAGCTCAATTGCAAAGTAGGCCTTTTGATATTTTCCATGCCACCTATTATCACCCATACTTTGCTCCTTACTTAAAAGGTAAGCCGTTTGTTGTTACTTTTTTTGATATGATTCATGAGCTCTTTGCCAATCAATTTCCCGAACTTGGCTATGATCAAAGACTTATGAATCAAAAAAAAAAAATGGCTAAATTAGCTAGTAGAGTAATTGCTATTTCTGAAAGTACTAAAAATGATATAGTTGAATTGCTAAATATTGATCCCAATAAAGTTGATGTTGTTTATTTGGGTAGTTCTTTGCCTACAATATTTCCCAAACTAGACTATATAAGCCAAGATGTACCATATATATTATTTGTGGGGAAAAGGGATTACTATAAGAATTTTATGACCTTTCTAAAGGCTATTTGCCCTGTACTGAAACGTTATAAAGTCAAACTTATTTGTGCTGGTGGTGGACCTTTTATAAAGGAAGAGATTAACTTAGCTCACTCACTAAATATAGGTGAACTATTAGAATACAGATCAATAATAAATGATTATGAACTACAGGCATTATATCAGAATGCAATAGCATTTGCGTTTCCGTCGCTGTATGAAGGCTTTGGTATACCTATTTTAGAAGCATTTGCATCTGGTTGCCCATGTGTAGTAAGTGATCGAAGCTCTCTACCTGAAGTTGCTGGAAATGCGGCTTTATATATTGATCCAACCGATGGAGATTCGATGGCTAATGGAATTGAAAAAATTATTCTGGACGACGAGGTACGGACCAACTTAGTTCTTAATGGCTACAAACGCTTAACTCAATTCTCTTGGCAAGAAACCGTAAAGAATACGATTAACGTTTATGAACATTGCTTAGCTATAGAGCGCCATTCTTTATAA
- a CDS encoding glycosyltransferase family 1 protein, whose translation MKKEIFVNARFLTQPIAGTQRFAIELSLELGKYLPSLIYLAPDRILHKDIADKLNVQITGRSKNGLFWEQIELPFFLRKNGNPLLINLCNIAPLFYNNNLVSILDLSFYHHPEWFSRKYAFLYNLIIPRIAANAKRIVTISEYSKQDISKTFRISLEKIDLVYPNVPNVFLKNYPTVKKNIYGKYILAVSSLDPRKNFPSLIQAFKEANLVDTKLVIVGVEGKVFANNNLKELIENDDSIVFTGYISDEELIGLYKNAKIFVYPSFFEGFGLPPLEAMACGCPTLVSNTTSLPEVCGEASEYVDPYSIRSIREGIEKVLYDESLAQRLREKGKDRVKYFNAHKSAQSMANTINSLNL comes from the coding sequence TCAGCCTATTGCCGGTACTCAACGATTTGCTATCGAATTAAGTCTTGAACTAGGAAAATATCTACCAAGTTTAATTTACTTAGCTCCAGATCGAATTTTACACAAAGACATTGCAGATAAGTTGAATGTACAAATAACAGGTAGATCTAAAAATGGATTATTTTGGGAACAGATAGAATTGCCTTTTTTTTTGCGGAAGAATGGTAATCCCTTATTGATAAATCTGTGTAACATTGCCCCATTATTCTATAATAACAATTTAGTTTCAATATTAGATTTATCTTTTTACCACCACCCAGAATGGTTTTCAAGAAAATATGCTTTTCTATATAATTTAATCATTCCTAGAATTGCAGCTAATGCAAAGCGAATAGTAACAATAAGTGAATACTCTAAACAGGATATTTCTAAAACCTTTAGAATTTCTCTAGAGAAAATTGATCTGGTATACCCTAATGTGCCAAATGTATTTCTGAAAAATTATCCTACAGTTAAAAAGAATATATATGGTAAATATATTTTAGCTGTATCATCCCTAGATCCACGTAAAAACTTTCCTAGCCTAATTCAGGCTTTTAAAGAAGCCAATTTAGTGGATACCAAATTAGTTATTGTAGGAGTAGAGGGTAAAGTATTTGCTAATAATAATTTAAAAGAACTTATAGAAAATGATGACTCAATTGTTTTTACAGGTTATATAAGCGATGAAGAATTAATAGGTTTGTATAAAAATGCCAAGATTTTTGTTTACCCATCTTTCTTTGAAGGCTTTGGTTTACCTCCTTTGGAAGCTATGGCATGTGGTTGTCCTACTTTGGTATCAAACACAACAAGCTTGCCAGAAGTTTGTGGAGAGGCTAGTGAATATGTTGATCCTTATAGTATAAGAAGCATTCGAGAAGGTATTGAGAAAGTTTTGTATGATGAGTCATTAGCACAGCGCTTGAGAGAGAAAGGTAAAGATAGAGTAAAATATTTTAATGCTCACAAATCTGCACAATCTATGGCTAATACAATAAACTCATTAAATTTGTAG